From Flavipsychrobacter sp., a single genomic window includes:
- a CDS encoding phosphosulfolactate synthase has translation MNFQLKNIPERTIKPRQHGLTMVMDKGMGLDDVKNFMSVAAPYVDIVKLGFGTAFVTNNLREKIDIYRQHGIPVYFGGTLFEAFLIRDQFEDYVNVIKDFQLEFVEVSDGSITIPHVDKCKYISELAKHTTVLSEVGSKDATHIIPPYKWIELMTAELEAGSKYVIAEARESGNVGVYRGSGEVREGLVQEILTKIPYEKIIWEAPLKAQQVYFLELLGANVNLGNIAPAEVLPLEATRNGLRGDTFHLFLNK, from the coding sequence ATGAATTTTCAACTTAAAAACATTCCTGAGCGCACTATAAAACCTCGTCAACATGGGTTAACGATGGTTATGGACAAAGGCATGGGACTTGATGATGTGAAAAACTTCATGTCCGTAGCTGCCCCATATGTTGATATCGTAAAACTAGGGTTTGGTACTGCTTTTGTTACAAACAATTTGAGAGAAAAAATAGATATATACCGTCAACATGGTATCCCTGTATATTTTGGCGGCACATTATTTGAAGCTTTTTTAATACGTGATCAATTTGAAGATTATGTAAACGTTATTAAAGATTTTCAATTAGAGTTTGTAGAAGTATCTGATGGTTCTATTACGATACCGCATGTTGACAAGTGCAAGTATATTTCAGAGCTAGCAAAACACACAACTGTATTATCAGAAGTAGGGTCAAAAGATGCAACGCACATTATTCCTCCATACAAATGGATAGAACTAATGACTGCCGAACTAGAGGCTGGTTCTAAATATGTAATAGCAGAAGCTAGAGAGTCTGGAAATGTTGGTGTTTATAGAGGCTCTGGAGAAGTAAGAGAAGGTCTGGTACAAGAAATCCTCACCAAAATACCATATGAAAAAATAATATGGGAAGCACCACTAAAGGCACAGCAAGTATACTTCTTAGAATTACTGGGCGCTAATGTAAATTTAGGCAATATTGCACCTGCAGAAGTACTACCTCTTGAAGCTACCCGAAACGGCTTGCGTGGAGACACCTTCCACCTATTCTTAAACAAATAA
- a CDS encoding shikimate dehydrogenase: MTIATYGLVGYPLSHSFSPQYFERKFIQLNIHACYKLFPIKDISSIVQVLNEEPGLLGLNVTIPYKEAVIPFLDEVEEAALEIGAVNCIKISNKKLVGFNTDAIGFTNSLKNILQPQHTNALILGTGGASKAIAYALKKMQIPYTFVSRRKKNNEGINYGDLDKHTIDNHRLIINTTPLGMHPYIDTEPLLPYQYITKEHLLYDLIYNPTTTRFLTHGITKGASIKNGLEMLELQAEASWNIWHAD; the protein is encoded by the coding sequence ATGACAATAGCAACTTATGGCCTTGTTGGATACCCCCTATCTCACTCATTTTCTCCTCAATATTTTGAGCGAAAATTTATCCAACTGAACATACATGCTTGCTATAAATTATTTCCTATAAAAGATATATCCTCAATAGTTCAGGTTCTAAACGAAGAACCTGGACTATTAGGTTTAAACGTTACTATACCATATAAAGAAGCTGTCATTCCCTTTCTTGACGAGGTAGAAGAAGCTGCATTAGAGATAGGCGCTGTCAACTGTATCAAAATTTCAAACAAAAAACTAGTAGGATTTAATACAGATGCTATAGGTTTTACAAACAGTTTGAAAAACATACTTCAACCTCAACATACTAATGCCCTAATACTAGGTACCGGTGGTGCATCTAAAGCTATAGCCTATGCATTAAAAAAAATGCAAATACCCTACACATTTGTATCAAGAAGAAAAAAAAATAATGAAGGTATAAACTATGGCGACTTAGATAAACACACTATTGACAATCATAGACTCATTATCAACACAACCCCCTTAGGCATGCACCCCTATATTGACACAGAGCCTCTATTACCATATCAGTATATCACTAAAGAACACCTATTATATGACCTTATCTATAACCCAACAACTACTCGTTTTTTAACTCATGGGATAACAAAAGGAGCTAGTATTAAGAATGGGCTTGAGATGTTGGAATTACAAGCCGAAGCTTCTTGGAATATTTGGCATGCTGACTAA
- a CDS encoding bifunctional 3-deoxy-7-phosphoheptulonate synthase/chorismate mutase type II, protein MSFFNTTAKPFLIAGPCSAETEEQVMGIGEQLSKMPISLFRAGVWKPRTKPGSFEGVGEDALKWLQQLKKEYRLPITVEVAEATHVELALKYGVDVLWLGARTTVNPFQVQNIAEALRGVDIPVMVKNPVNPDVDLWEGAIERLERVGIKDIAAIHRGFSTYNAASIYRNQPNWPIPIELMRRRPEMTMICDPSHITGKREMVANISQKAMDMGYAGLMIETHQQPDEAWSDARQQVSPSSLQEILDNLIVRAAHDPAMNERMGLEHYRTIMDGIDAEIIDLISRRMELSDKIGSIKNEHNMTVYQPERWREIVETRGERAKNLHLSTDFIVAVYELIHNESIKKQLRILDNLQKDINA, encoded by the coding sequence ATGTCCTTTTTTAATACGACAGCAAAACCATTTTTAATAGCAGGTCCTTGTAGTGCAGAGACTGAGGAGCAAGTAATGGGTATAGGTGAGCAATTAAGCAAAATGCCTATAAGCCTTTTTAGGGCAGGTGTATGGAAGCCAAGGACCAAGCCCGGTTCTTTTGAGGGGGTGGGAGAAGATGCTTTAAAATGGCTACAACAGCTTAAAAAGGAATACCGATTGCCAATTACCGTTGAGGTGGCTGAGGCAACACATGTTGAACTGGCGTTAAAATATGGTGTAGATGTGTTGTGGCTAGGTGCTCGCACAACTGTTAATCCATTTCAAGTGCAAAATATAGCAGAGGCTTTAAGAGGTGTGGATATTCCAGTTATGGTTAAAAACCCAGTAAATCCTGATGTGGATCTATGGGAAGGTGCTATAGAGCGCTTAGAGCGTGTAGGTATAAAAGATATTGCAGCAATACATAGGGGGTTTTCTACATATAACGCAGCGTCTATATATCGTAATCAGCCCAACTGGCCCATACCTATTGAGCTCATGAGAAGGCGACCTGAAATGACTATGATCTGCGACCCTAGCCACATAACAGGGAAAAGGGAAATGGTAGCAAATATTTCACAGAAGGCAATGGATATGGGGTACGCAGGTTTGATGATAGAAACACATCAACAGCCTGACGAGGCTTGGAGTGATGCAAGGCAGCAGGTTTCGCCAAGTAGCTTGCAGGAAATTTTAGATAATCTGATAGTAAGAGCAGCGCATGATCCTGCAATGAATGAACGTATGGGGCTAGAGCATTATAGAACTATAATGGACGGTATTGATGCTGAAATTATTGATCTGATTAGTAGAAGAATGGAATTAAGTGATAAGATAGGCTCAATAAAGAATGAGCATAATATGACCGTCTACCAACCTGAAAGATGGAGGGAAATTGTAGAAACACGTGGTGAACGAGCAAAAAACTTGCACCTTTCAACCGATTTCATAGTTGCTGTATATGAACTGATACATAACGAAAGCATAAAAAAGCAGTTACGTATACTGGATAATTTGCAAAAGGATATAAACGCTTAA
- a CDS encoding class I SAM-dependent methyltransferase, translating to MALKQHTDNKVKYEQQVNNSREYVLPFIEVTHQINNSTRVFEIGCGEAGVLIPFLDKGCEVVGVDLDCPRIDVANDYLKKYVEEGRATFLCKNVYDEDFVAKYKGYFDIIILKDVIEHIPEQEKFVPHIKQFLREGGQIFFGFPPWYMPFGGHQQVCRNKIGMMPYYHILPKPIYMGILKMIGEDERIQRDLEEVYDTRITIERFERIIKRSGLQIKNRQHYLFNPIYKYKFGVNARKQSALISAIPFVRNFLTTCVYYTVG from the coding sequence TTGGCACTAAAGCAGCATACAGATAATAAGGTTAAGTACGAACAACAAGTAAATAACTCGCGCGAGTATGTATTGCCATTTATTGAAGTCACACACCAGATAAATAATAGTACAAGAGTATTTGAAATTGGATGTGGTGAAGCAGGCGTATTAATACCCTTTTTAGATAAAGGGTGTGAAGTAGTAGGTGTAGATTTAGACTGCCCGAGAATAGATGTAGCTAATGATTATCTGAAAAAGTATGTAGAAGAAGGTAGGGCTACATTTTTATGTAAGAATGTATACGACGAAGATTTTGTAGCCAAGTACAAAGGGTATTTTGACATTATTATACTGAAAGATGTTATTGAACATATCCCTGAGCAAGAAAAGTTTGTCCCTCACATTAAACAATTTTTGAGAGAAGGCGGGCAAATTTTCTTTGGCTTTCCGCCATGGTACATGCCTTTTGGCGGTCATCAACAAGTATGTCGGAACAAAATAGGTATGATGCCTTATTATCACATTTTACCTAAGCCTATTTATATGGGAATTCTGAAGATGATAGGCGAAGATGAACGTATACAAAGAGATTTGGAAGAAGTGTATGATACTCGCATTACGATAGAGCGATTTGAACGTATCATTAAAAGAAGTGGCTTGCAGATAAAGAATAGACAACACTATTTATTCAACCCAATATATAAGTATAAGTTTGGTGTCAATGCTAGAAAGCAATCAGCACTAATAAGTGCTATACCGTTTGTGAGAAACTTTTTAACTACCTGTGTTTATTATACAGTAGGTTAG
- the truB gene encoding tRNA pseudouridine(55) synthase TruB, producing the protein MKTLPGVSELKEGGVILVDKPYEWTSFDVINKLRRQLHVKIGHCGTLDPLATGLLICCTSKFTKKITDYQKLPKEYTGIIHLGATTPTYDLESEPENLKTLNGLSNEKILAATKQFTGTIQQMPPAHSAIKKGGKRAYELARAGKEVKLDPRTITITEFEITKIELPEVHFRVACSTGTYIRSLANDFGAALGYGGYLQELRRTKIGEFDVIEAATIEELITTWKDEKIL; encoded by the coding sequence ATGAAGACTTTGCCCGGTGTTTCCGAATTAAAAGAGGGAGGTGTAATACTTGTAGATAAACCTTATGAATGGACATCTTTTGATGTGATCAATAAATTACGAAGACAATTACATGTAAAAATTGGCCACTGTGGTACGCTAGACCCACTTGCTACAGGCTTATTGATATGCTGTACCAGTAAATTCACCAAAAAGATAACCGACTACCAAAAGCTACCTAAAGAGTACACCGGCATTATTCACCTAGGCGCCACAACACCCACCTACGATCTAGAAAGTGAACCTGAGAACCTCAAAACCTTGAATGGCCTTTCTAACGAAAAAATACTTGCTGCCACAAAGCAATTTACAGGTACAATTCAGCAAATGCCTCCGGCACATTCTGCTATAAAAAAGGGCGGAAAAAGAGCGTATGAGCTAGCTCGAGCAGGAAAAGAAGTAAAACTAGACCCAAGAACTATTACCATCACTGAATTTGAAATAACGAAAATAGAACTACCAGAAGTTCATTTTAGAGTAGCTTGTAGTACAGGTACTTATATCCGTTCTTTAGCTAACGACTTTGGTGCAGCCTTAGGGTACGGAGGCTACTTACAAGAGTTAAGACGTACTAAGATCGGAGAGTTTGATGTAATAGAAGCCGCGACAATAGAAGAACTCATTACGACTTGGAAAGATGAAAAAATATTATGA